Proteins from one Malaya genurostris strain Urasoe2022 chromosome 2, Malgen_1.1, whole genome shotgun sequence genomic window:
- the LOC131428850 gene encoding uncharacterized protein LOC131428850, with amino-acid sequence MTNKYPHADHLTNEEVDYELVIRGRTGQVKDEPEAKYRLLRNLFYEDARENRDYPSPYTIDQEFDYILGKLEILRGMLDKGPDDRVTSRLKHFLLRVARCKTPDSSSERMQRELLHEIRALLNRTNGRKITKGKQSRELAADTRRSDLLSQHEELEVEEDILGAEGRDDQQDLTKGTYDRFGSNQGAIKKQLERTPEQVSRVESSQQQQALLSRIAELEKELSETRLSASVTVVDRHSEGGNPGEPLGWRSSRPLGSRTARSMPVDQHISPPTTNLRQMSRSFISRNARSTFMEGAIYSHPGMDRTNLDPPQQFRSGWSSGYVRSTAKDRPAENKNWDPPATNNFCKYAGTSHRERRDSLVSGGSRTYSEDSRRQGVVSYNLGESYRYASDESTNDERDWRTRDHQPRRGREDHRPRRGREREWYTEADQPRRRRERRISDAEIQNADRRMEKWHLTFSGDARQRPLEDFLHKIRRLAKMDRVADDVLLQRVHTILRGAAYDWYLCYSDEFLDWNDFEEKIRYMFGNPNKDQGNRQKIYERKQLRYETFLTFKMEIERLNKLLTRPLDSDRIFEVIWDNMRPHYRSKLACRTVRDLKKLEYYAYRIDAHDPAYRQTREGLSRPAHINRIEVEGEEEDSYSSYSETEEINAIGRRYYRERKRPSQPPQQHSVNPEAGRIVPLCWNCRATGHLWRQCKEEKRIFCYVCGTLGKTTTTCENHPRSPPTDTKRVCEVRVQTESCPHISVKVFDTDYDALLDSGASVSVTNIKDIAKRNGLELEPSPLKIVTADKTVHESLGYVQLPIRFRGVTKIIPTLVVPQVSRALILGYDFWKRFGIQPMILGENGFEQISTIQEIDSAKPSHETVQIPMLPITTLPVLQQGEPDETLDIPALELPEASRTTPETIETEHELTQGERIQLVEAIKLFPCTTENRLGRTSLLQHEIVLRDEAKPIRTPLYRCSPAVQAEMEAELERYRRIDAIEECTSEWASALVPVRKANGKLRVCLDSRRINAWTKKDSYPMRNMGGIFNRLGKATYYSVVDLKDAYFQIPLKEECRDYTAFRTPQGLFRFKVCPFGLTNAPFTMCRLMDRVIGFDLEPNVFVYLDDIVIATKTFSEHVRLLRIVADRLTKANLTISLDKSRFCRKQVTYLGYLLTEDGVSIDNSRISPILDYARPRNVKDIRRLLGLAGFYQRFIRDYSRIVAPISDLLKKAKNSFRWTDAAENAFEELRTALISAPILGNPDFNLPFTIESDASDNAVGAALLQQQNDQQKVIAYFSKKLSSTQRKYASVEKECLGVLLAIEHFRHYVEGTRFKVVTDARSLLWLFTIGVESGNAKLLRWALKIQSYDIELEYKKGKNNILADCLSRSVETISLQQADLEYRNLATRIYKEPTKFPDFRVIDERIWKLVKQDSKIEDARFQWKSYPPMAEREELVRDVHERAHLGAEKTLAALRERYYWPRMSSEVKRFCRRCLICQTSKATNQNTTAPMNEQKKIVQYPWQFLAMDYVGPLPASGKGRSTCLLVITDLFSKFVIVQPFRQATADSLVHFVENSLFLLFGVPEVILSDNGTQFVSASFRNLLTRYHVTHWRTPNYHPQINDTERVNRVITTAIRACIRKDHREWANNLQQIASAVRNSVHDATRYTPYFVLFGRNMVSDGREYRHLRDASSTHDGQLKDDERDKLLADVRKNLKSAYEKHSSYYNLRSNANCATYSVGERVLKKNTEQSDKEKGFCAKLAPKYVLAVIKRIVGSHCYDLEDLKGKRLGIFNCAYLKKLNSQSPSPS; translated from the exons ATGACCAATAAATACCCTCACGCGGATCATCTGACCAATGAGGAGGTAGATTATGAGTTGGTCATACGGGGTAGAACGGGGCAGGTGAAAGATGAGCCTGAAGCCAAATATCGGCTATTGAGGAATTTATTTTATGAAGATGCACGGGAGAATAGAGATTATCCTTCTCCGTATACCATTGATCAGGAGTTTGATTACATTTTGGGAAAATTAGAGATTTTGAGGGGAATGTTGGACAAAGGACCCGACGATAGAGTTACGTCgcgtctaaaacattttttactgCGAGTAGCGCGATGTAAGACTCCCGATTCGTCGTCCGAACGAATGCAGAGAGAACTCTTACACGAGATACGGGCCTTGTTGAACAGAACTAATGGACGGAAGATAACTAAAGGAAAACAGAGTAGAGAGTTGGCTGCCGACACTCGTAGAAGCGATTTGTTGTCCCAACATGAAGAATTAGAAGTTGAGGAGGACATACTGGGAGCGGAAGGACGAGACGACCAGCAAGATCTGACGAAGGGAACTTATGATCGTTTTGGCTCCAATCAAGGTGCGATCAAGAAGCAGTTGGAACGGACACCCGAACAGGTGTCACGGGTGGAATCTAGCCAGCAACAACAAGCATTGCTGAGTCGAATCGCTGAACTGGAGAAGGAATTATCGGAGACTCGCTTGTCCGCATCAGTAACTGTAGTAGATAGGCACTCTGAGGGAGGAAATCCAGGGGAGCCACTCGGGTGGCGTTCCTCGAGACCACTTGGCTCGCGAACCGCTAGATCGATGCCGGTTGATCAACATATTAGCCCTCCTACTACCAACCTTCGTCAGATGTCCAGATCCTTTATCTCGCGGAACGCTCGGTCCACGTTCATGGAAGGAGCCATTTATTCTCATCCGGGTATGGACCGTACAAACTTAGATCCTCCGCAACAGTTTCGCAGCGGTTGGTCCTCCGGTTACGTTCGAAGTACTGCAAAAGATCGACCCGCCGAGAATAAAAATTGGGACCCTCCAGCGACTAATAACTTCTGCAAATATGCAGGCACTTCACACCGCGAGCGACGAGATAGTTTGGTTTCAGGTGGATCGCGAACGTATTCCGAGGACTCCCGTCGGCAGGGCGTTGTATCCTACAACTTGGGCGAATCCTACCGTTATGCTTCGGACGAAAGTACGAATGACGAGAGGGATTGGCGTACCAGAGATCATCAACCAAGGAGAGGTAGAGAAGACCATCGACCACGGAGAGGTAGAGAAAGAGAATGGTACACCGAGGCGGATCAACCAAGAAGACGTAGGGAAAGGCGAATAAGCGATGCTGAAATACAAAACGCCGATCGACGTATGGAAAAGTGGCACCTAACCTTCAGCGGAGATGCTCGTCAACGTCCCTTGGAAGATTTTCTGCATAAAATTCGCCGATTAGCAAAAATGGACCGAGTAGCGGATGATGTACTTCTGCAACGTGTTCATACGATCCTCCGGGGAGCAGCGTACGACTGGTACCTATGCTATTCCGACGAGTTTCTCGATTGGAATGATTTTGAAGAGAAAATAAGGTACATGTTTGGGAATCCCAACAAGGATCAAGGAAACCGCCAAAAAATTTACGAACGAAAACAACTTCGTTATGAAACATTTCTGACTTTCAAAATGGAAATCGAAAGATTGAACAAACTCCTGACGCGACCGTTAGATTCGGACCGAATTTTCGAGGTTATCTGGGACAATATGCGGCCTCACTACCGATCGAAGTTGGCTTGTCGAACGGTACGTGACCTCAAAAAACTGGAATACTATGCGTACCGCATAGATGCACATGACCCAGCGTACCGCCAGACGCGAGAAGGACTATCGCGACCAGCTCATATTAACAGAATCGAGGTTGAAGGAGAAGAGGAGGATTCGTACTCATCTTATTCGGAGACCGAGGAGATAAACGCGATAGGAAGGAGGTACTATCGTGAGCGGAAACGACCCTCGCAACCGCCGCAGCAGCATAGCGTTAACCCAGAAGCTGGGAGAATAGTTCCCTTGTGTTGGAATTGTCGTGCGACTGGACACTTATGGAGACAGTGCAAAGAAGAGAAACGAATCTTCTGCTACGTCTGCGGAACTCTCGGGAAGACGACGACTACATGCGAGAACCACCCCAGAAGTCCACCGACGGACACCAAACG AGTCTGTGAAGTTAGAGTTCAAACCGAAAGCTGCCCACACATCTCTGTTAAGGTATTCGATACCGATTACGACGCTCTACTGGATTCTGGAGCCAGCGTTAGCGTTACCAATATTAAGGATATCGCGAAACGAAATGGTTTAGAGCTAGAACCGAGTCCTTTAAAAATTGTGACCGCTGACAAAACCGTACATGAGAGCCTTGGTTACGTACAATTGCCGATAAGATTCCGGGGCGTAACAAAAATCATTCCAACACTCGTAGTGCCACAAGTATCCCGAGCGTTAATCCTGGGTTACGATTTTTGGAAACGGTTCGGCATTCAGCCTATGATATTGGGCGAGAACGGCTTCGAACAAATTAGTACGATTCAGGAGATCGACAGTGCAAAACCCAGTCACGAGACAGTACAGATACCGATGCTACCCATTACAACACTTCCCGTTTTGCAACAAGGTGAGCCGGATGAAACTCTGGATATCCCTGCTTTGGAGTTGCCGGAAGCTTCGAGAACCACACCGGAAACCATCGAAACAGAGCACGAATTGACACAAGGAGAACGTATACAACTCGTGGAAGCAATTAAGTTGTTCCCGTGTACTACCGAGAATCGGTTAGGGAGGACATCTCTATTGCAGCATGAAATCGTGTTGCGAGACGAGGCCAAGCCAATACGAACGCCTTTATACCGTTGTTCCCCGGCTGTACAGGCCGAAATGGAAGCAGAACTGGAGAGATATAGACGGATTGATGCCATCGAAGAGTGCACCAGTGAGTGGGCAAGTGCCTTAGTTCCCGTTCGGAAAGCGAACGGAAAGCTTAGGGTATGTCTTGATTCCCGACGAATAAATGCGTGGACCAAAAAGGACTCCTATCCGATGCGCAACATGGGAGGTATATTTAACCGCCTGGGTAAGGCTACCTATTATTCGGTTGTGGATCTGAAGGATGCGTATTTCCAAATTCCGTTGAAAGAGGAATGTCGGGATTATACCGCCTTCAGAACCCCACAAGGCCTGTTCCGTTTTAAAGTTTGTCCATTCGGGTTGACCAACGCCCCGTTCACGATGTGCCGCTTGATGGACCGCGTAATTGGATTCGATCTAGAACCTAATGTTTTCGTATATCTTGACGACATCGTAATTGCAACGAAAACATTTAGCGAGCATGTGCGACTTTTGCGCATTGTGGCGGATCGCCTAACCAAAGCCAACCTTACGATTTCTCTTGATAAAAGCCGTTTTTGTCGAAAGCAGGTAACTTATTTGGGTTACTTGCTTACGGAGGACGGAGTGTCGATCGACAACAGTCGCATTTCTCCAATTCTCGATTATGCTCGACCAAGAAACGTAAAGGATATACGCAGGCTGTTAGGGCTTGCAGGATTCTATCAACGTTTCATTCGAGACTACAGCCGAATTGTCGCTCCAATATCTGACCTGCTTAAGAAAGCGAAAAATAGCTTCCGATGGACTGATGCGGCCGAAAATGCGTTTGAGGAACTACGAACGGCTCTTATATCCGCGCCAATCCTTGGAAACCCTGACTTTAATCTTCCATTTACGATCGAGTCGGATGCTTCTGACAATGCAGTTGGAGCAGCCCTTCTGCAACAACAAAACGACCAACAGAAGGTAATCGCTTATTTCAGCAAAAAACTAAGCAGTACCCAGCGGAAATATGCTAGCGTGGAGAAGGAATGTTTGGGAGTATTGTTGGCGATCGAACACTTCCGTCACTACGTCGAAGGCACTCGGTTTAAGGTGGTCACCGATGCGCGTAGTTTGCTCTGGCTCTTTACCATCGGGGTAGAATCCGGGAACGCCAAACTGCTAAGATGGGCCCTTAAAATTCAGTCTTATGATATCGAGCTGGAGtataagaaaggtaaaaataacaTTCTAGCGGATTGTCTTTCTCGATCGGTGGAGACCATCTCACTTCAGCAGGCAGATCTGGAATATCGGAATCTTGCAACGAGAATCTATAAAGAACCCACCAAATTTCCGGACTTTCGCGTGATAGAtgaacggatttggaagctcgtaAAGCAGGATAGCAAAATAGAGGATGCACGATTCCAATGGAAAAGTTACCCTCCAATGGCTGAACGAGAAGAGTTAGTTCGCGATGTACACGAGAGAGCCCACCTGGGTGCAGAAAAAACATTGGCCGCTTTGAGGGAACGGTATTATTGGCCGAGGATGAGTAGCGAAGTAAAACGTTTCTGTCGAAGATGCTTGATTTGTCAAACCAGCAAAGCCACGAACCAAAACACCACCGCACCGATGAACGAGCAAAAGAAAATCGTTCAGTACCCCTGGCAGTTTCTCGCAATGGATTACGTCGGTCCACTTCCAGCATCAGGGAAAGGTCGGAGTACTTGCTTGTTGGTAATAACTGACCTTttcagcaagtttgtaattgtaCAGCCATTTCGACAAGCTACTGCTGACTCGTTAGtccatttcgtcgaaaactCGCTGTTTCTGTTGTTTGGCGTACCGGAAGTTATTCTTTCGGACAACGGAACTCAATTCGTTTCTGCTTCGTTCCGAAATCTGTTAACTCGGTACCATGTGACCCATTGGAGGACACCAAATTACCATCCGCAGATTAATGACACCGAACGAGTTAACCGAGTGATCACCACCGCCATACGTGCTTGTATCCGCAAAGACCATCGCGAATGGGCAAACAATTTACAACAAATTGCCAGTGCGGTACGGAACTCAGTACATGACGCTACGCGGTATACCCCGTATTTTGTGCTATTCGGAAGAAACATGGTATCGGACGGGCGTGAATATCGGCACCTCCGAGATGCATCTTCCACTCATGATGGGCAACTGAAAGACGACGAACGAGATAAGCTTCTAGCAGATGTCCGGAAGAACCTCAAGTCGGCCTACGAGAAACATTCTTCGTACTATAACCTTCGGTCGAATGCCAACTGCGCTACCTACTCTGTTGGAGAACGAGTCCTCAAGAAGAATACCGAGCAATCGGACAAAGAGAAGGGTTTTTGCGCTAAGCTAGCTCCGAAATATGTGCTAGCTGTGATAAAGCGAATCGTGGGTTCTCATTGCTACGACCTAGAGGACTTGAAGGGAAAACGATTAGGTATTTTTAATTGCGCATATTTAAAAAAGCTCAATTCCCAATCGCCTTCACCTTCTTAA